One genomic segment of Ehrlichia chaffeensis str. Arkansas includes these proteins:
- a CDS encoding DUF2497 domain-containing protein, with amino-acid sequence MSNTNNFQSIKETIANIRKAMSSSDNTDPVTAQHDTDNDADNEVLNLENPENSVELHNIQHVHNTLNEINHTFQAITDLPTTTYQNKPDIQVSVTKEKIYPEQLSNVNQFISIEQSTQRLSSQERRLTTTHTLSEEVSKIDNTSEIKGIHQQNSFITENLVSPESIVASSEEIKKLITQIHHYTKPPNISSEKSPTVEELVINMLKPELSTWLNNNLQKLVKEIVEKEIKHIIKKSNQS; translated from the coding sequence ATGAGTAATACTAACAATTTTCAATCTATTAAAGAAACAATTGCAAATATTAGAAAAGCCATGTCTAGCAGCGATAATACAGATCCTGTAACTGCACAACATGATACTGACAATGACGCTGACAACGAAGTACTTAATTTAGAAAATCCAGAAAATTCTGTAGAGCTACACAACATACAACATGTACACAATACATTAAATGAAATAAATCATACATTTCAAGCAATAACAGACTTACCTACAACAACATATCAAAATAAACCAGATATACAAGTATCTGTCACAAAAGAGAAAATTTACCCTGAACAATTATCTAACGTAAATCAGTTCATCTCAATTGAACAATCAACTCAACGGCTATCATCTCAAGAAAGAAGGCTAACAACAACACATACTCTTTCAGAAGAAGTATCTAAAATTGATAACACATCAGAAATAAAAGGTATTCATCAGCAAAATAGTTTTATCACTGAAAATTTAGTATCACCTGAAAGTATAGTTGCAAGCAGTGAAGAAATAAAAAAGCTAATCACACAAATACACCACTATACTAAACCCCCTAATATTTCAAGTGAGAAAAGTCCTACTGTTGAAGAACTAGTGATAAACATGCTAAAACCAGAATTATCAACATGGCTTAATAACAATTTACAGAAGTTAGTAAAGGAGATTGTTGAAAAAGAAATAAAACACATCATAAAGAAATCAAACCAAAGCTAA
- a CDS encoding Mrp/NBP35 family ATP-binding protein, translating into MVNKQEVLDALLTVIDHKSNKNIVELGLVTSVLVNDGVVYCILNLSDAYQIEQKNIIEKKCRDVISTIPNLKEVKIVFTAAHDTVNKHNKSISTNKISIPGVKNIILISSGKGGVGKSTMAMNIVLSLLRKGYKSALADLDIYGPSIPHMLGVKDVTNPEVDHSNKMIPITKYGIKSMSIGYLINKDNAAIWRGPMVTKAIYSLMMNTVWGEIDYLIIDTPPGTGDVHLSLVERFKITGVVVVSTPQDLAIIDAVKICDMMKKMNVHIIGIVENMSYFINFDSGCRTYIFGKQGVHKMANRLNISFLGEVALYPQICNVAELGNPLVLDHEICKIYDNITDNILCCLKKYIK; encoded by the coding sequence GTGGTAAACAAACAAGAAGTATTAGATGCATTATTGACAGTTATTGATCATAAGAGCAATAAAAATATTGTTGAATTGGGATTAGTAACGTCTGTATTAGTGAATGATGGTGTTGTTTATTGTATATTAAATTTGTCAGATGCGTATCAGATAGAACAAAAAAATATCATTGAAAAAAAATGTAGAGATGTGATTAGTACTATACCTAATCTTAAAGAAGTAAAGATTGTTTTTACTGCTGCACATGATACTGTTAATAAGCACAATAAAAGCATATCTACAAATAAGATATCGATTCCAGGTGTGAAAAATATAATACTTATATCTTCAGGTAAAGGTGGTGTAGGAAAATCTACCATGGCAATGAATATAGTGTTATCCTTGTTGCGTAAAGGGTATAAGTCAGCATTAGCTGATCTCGATATTTATGGACCATCTATACCTCATATGTTAGGAGTTAAAGATGTTACTAATCCTGAAGTAGACCATAGTAATAAAATGATTCCAATTACTAAGTATGGTATTAAAAGTATGTCAATTGGATATTTAATTAATAAAGATAATGCTGCTATTTGGCGTGGTCCTATGGTAACAAAAGCAATATATAGTTTAATGATGAATACAGTGTGGGGAGAAATAGATTATTTAATAATAGATACACCTCCTGGTACAGGTGATGTACACCTTAGTCTTGTTGAAAGATTTAAAATTACTGGTGTTGTTGTCGTTTCTACTCCTCAAGATTTAGCTATTATTGATGCAGTAAAGATATGTGATATGATGAAGAAAATGAATGTTCATATTATTGGTATAGTCGAGAATATGAGTTATTTCATTAATTTTGATTCTGGTTGTAGGACTTACATTTTTGGTAAACAAGGTGTACATAAAATGGCAAATAGGTTAAACATAAGTTTTCTTGGGGAAGTGGCATTGTATCCTCAAATATGTAATGTAGCAGAGCTGGGAAACCCATTAGTATTAGATCATGAAATATGTAAAATTTATGATAATATTACAGATAATATATTATGCTGTTTGAAAAAATATATTAAATAA
- a CDS encoding ribose-phosphate diphosphokinase, with the protein MLISSGTSSINLAKCISNITSIKLVNSCISRFSDQELNVEIQENQDDKNKHVIIINSLCSPAHDNLLELLLLTDAINRTLHPRKITMIIPYLCYTRQDRVMYRNLDDNSLMVSALSAKVIINILRTANINNIIFIDLHSNQLSGFFDIATTNLSSHTVFIGDIIEKHNTNNLVVVSPDYGALNRTRTFANVLSKQCKLHNEIQVAVIDKYRAKPGVSEVMNITGNVENKDCIIVDDIVDSAGTLCNAASALKDRGALQVSAYVTHGILSGNAVEKVTNSKLDNLIITDTIHNGFFNTSKIRILSIDKFLSNYILYNLV; encoded by the coding sequence ATGTTAATATCTTCTGGTACATCTAGTATTAACTTAGCAAAGTGCATATCAAACATTACAAGTATAAAGTTAGTTAACTCTTGTATTTCTCGTTTTTCTGATCAAGAATTAAACGTAGAAATTCAAGAAAACCAAGATGACAAAAATAAACACGTCATAATTATAAATTCACTTTGTTCCCCAGCACATGATAATTTACTAGAATTACTCTTGTTAACGGATGCAATTAATAGAACATTGCATCCTAGAAAAATAACCATGATAATACCTTATCTTTGTTACACTAGACAAGACAGAGTAATGTATAGAAACTTAGATGACAACAGCCTAATGGTCTCTGCATTAAGTGCAAAAGTTATCATTAACATATTAAGAACAGCAAACATTAACAACATTATATTCATTGATCTACATTCAAATCAATTATCTGGTTTCTTTGACATAGCAACTACTAATTTAAGTTCCCACACTGTTTTCATAGGAGATATTATAGAAAAACATAATACTAACAACTTAGTTGTTGTATCTCCTGACTATGGAGCATTAAACAGAACTCGAACTTTTGCAAACGTATTATCAAAACAGTGCAAATTACACAACGAAATTCAAGTAGCAGTAATAGATAAATACAGAGCAAAACCTGGTGTATCTGAAGTAATGAACATAACTGGTAATGTAGAAAACAAAGATTGTATAATAGTAGATGATATTGTAGATTCAGCTGGAACATTATGCAATGCGGCATCAGCTTTAAAAGACAGGGGAGCTTTACAAGTTAGTGCATATGTTACACATGGAATATTATCTGGCAATGCAGTAGAAAAAGTTACGAATTCAAAACTTGATAATTTAATAATAACAGACACAATACATAATGGTTTCTTCAACACATCAAAAATCCGAATTTTATCCATTGATAAATTTTTAAGCAACTATATACTGTATAATTTAGTATAA
- the gatC gene encoding Asp-tRNA(Asn)/Glu-tRNA(Gln) amidotransferase subunit GatC: protein MIEDKFENSTHSKTSKSLTKNDILQAAKLTRIKLNDEEIDYHLKELEQVLNWIQTISEVDTQDVTPMGHGGVNYALPLRKDIINDGNIKDTVLSQSPKQEHDFFVVPKVIE from the coding sequence TTGATAGAAGATAAATTTGAAAATAGTACACATTCAAAAACAAGCAAGTCATTAACTAAAAATGACATATTGCAAGCTGCAAAGTTAACTAGAATAAAGCTCAATGATGAAGAAATTGATTACCACCTTAAAGAATTAGAACAAGTGTTAAATTGGATACAAACAATATCAGAAGTTGATACTCAAGATGTTACTCCAATGGGTCATGGTGGTGTAAATTATGCTCTTCCTTTACGTAAAGATATTATCAATGATGGCAATATAAAAGACACAGTATTATCGCAATCTCCTAAACAAGAACATGATTTCTTTGTTGTACCAAAAGTAATAGAATAA
- the acnA gene encoding aconitate hydratase AcnA, whose amino-acid sequence MEFLDSLNAKKKLVSGKNCYEYFSLRTAASKLGVDVTKLPYSLKVLFENLLRNEDGRNVRVEDIKKLAQCVNKHVSYEINFSPARVLMQDFTGVPAIVDLAAMRDYVRENGSDPSIINPKVPVDLVIDHSIQVDFYGKEDAFNKNVSMEIQRNLERYRFLKWGQNAFKNFRVVPPGAGICHQVNLEHIAKVVWDKENLVYPDTLVGTDSHTTMINGLSVLGWGVGGIEAEAVMLGQPITMLIPKVIGFKLTGKLSEGVTATDMVLTITNILRSKGVVGKFVEFYGDGLSGLSIADRATIANMSPEYGATCGFFPIDNKTLEYLEMTGRDLSLIDLVESYAKEQCLWYTKEEPRYDDKIEFNLETVQPVLAGPKRPQDKIFLSEVKATLQNLLPNSRSTVNLAESSLQDGDVVIAAITSCTNTSNPSVMIAAGLVARKANMLNLKSKPWVKTSLAPGSQVVTEYLVKSGLQKDLNALGFNLVGYGCTTCIGNSGPLSSDIEKNIKENNLVVASVLSGNRNFEGRIHPCVKANFLASPPLVVAYALAGTVNINIHLDPIAVDDDGKDIYLHDIWPSNDEINEVICKTINKQMFVDKYKNIFDGGKYWEDLKCIDSDIYAWDIDSTYIQSPTYFKNLSPNMDINNNLNINNARILALLGDSVTTDHISPAGNIAENSPAGKFLMQNNVVVSDFNSYGSRRGNHHVMTRGTFANIRVRNEMVSCEGGFTKYVPTGEEMSIFDASQLYQQNNIPLVVIAGKEYGSGSSRDWAAKGTFFLNIKAIIAESFERIHRSNLIGMGILPLIFEEGDTRKTLNLVGDEEISIVGEIGINQEVECIIIRKETRRSIRLICNLNTAIEVDYFKSGGVLQYVLMKMMSS is encoded by the coding sequence GTGGAGTTTTTAGATTCTCTTAATGCGAAGAAAAAGTTAGTCTCAGGAAAAAATTGTTATGAATACTTTAGTTTAAGAACTGCAGCTAGTAAGTTAGGGGTTGATGTTACTAAGTTGCCGTATTCGTTGAAAGTATTGTTTGAGAATTTATTACGTAATGAAGATGGTCGTAATGTTAGAGTTGAAGATATAAAGAAATTAGCACAATGTGTTAATAAGCATGTAAGCTATGAAATTAATTTTTCTCCAGCTCGGGTATTAATGCAAGATTTTACTGGAGTACCAGCAATAGTTGATTTAGCTGCAATGCGTGATTATGTAAGAGAAAATGGTAGTGATCCTAGCATAATTAATCCCAAAGTACCAGTTGATTTAGTTATTGATCATTCAATACAAGTTGATTTTTATGGAAAAGAGGATGCATTTAATAAAAATGTATCTATGGAAATACAAAGAAATTTAGAAAGATATAGGTTTTTAAAATGGGGACAGAATGCTTTCAAAAATTTTCGTGTTGTGCCTCCTGGAGCTGGTATATGTCATCAAGTAAATTTAGAACATATTGCTAAAGTTGTATGGGATAAGGAAAATTTAGTATATCCAGACACTTTAGTAGGTACTGATAGCCATACTACTATGATTAATGGATTATCTGTCTTAGGATGGGGAGTAGGTGGTATAGAAGCTGAAGCAGTAATGTTAGGTCAGCCCATTACTATGCTGATTCCTAAAGTTATAGGATTTAAATTGACAGGAAAATTGTCTGAAGGTGTTACTGCAACAGATATGGTATTGACTATTACTAATATCTTGAGAAGTAAAGGGGTTGTAGGAAAGTTTGTTGAATTTTATGGAGATGGGTTAAGTGGGTTATCCATTGCTGATAGAGCTACTATTGCTAATATGTCTCCTGAGTATGGTGCGACGTGTGGTTTTTTCCCGATAGATAATAAAACTTTAGAATATTTGGAAATGACAGGACGTGATTTATCACTGATAGATTTAGTAGAATCCTATGCTAAGGAGCAGTGTTTGTGGTATACCAAAGAAGAGCCACGTTATGATGATAAGATAGAGTTTAATCTGGAAACAGTACAGCCTGTACTTGCTGGTCCAAAAAGACCTCAAGATAAAATTTTTCTTTCTGAAGTAAAAGCAACGTTACAGAACCTATTGCCAAATTCAAGATCAACAGTTAATTTAGCAGAAAGTTCTTTACAGGATGGTGATGTTGTTATTGCTGCAATAACTAGTTGTACTAATACATCAAACCCTAGTGTTATGATTGCTGCAGGACTTGTTGCGCGCAAAGCAAATATGTTAAATTTAAAATCTAAGCCATGGGTAAAAACTTCATTAGCTCCAGGTTCACAGGTTGTTACGGAATATTTGGTTAAGTCGGGATTACAAAAAGATTTAAATGCATTAGGATTCAATTTGGTTGGTTATGGATGTACTACTTGTATAGGAAATTCTGGTCCTCTAAGTTCAGATATTGAGAAAAATATAAAAGAAAATAATTTGGTAGTTGCATCTGTACTATCTGGTAATCGTAACTTTGAAGGGAGAATACATCCTTGTGTAAAAGCTAATTTTTTAGCTTCTCCTCCTCTTGTTGTAGCTTATGCTTTAGCTGGAACTGTTAATATTAATATTCATTTGGATCCAATAGCTGTGGATGATGATGGCAAAGATATCTATTTGCATGATATATGGCCTTCTAATGATGAGATAAATGAAGTTATTTGTAAGACTATTAATAAACAAATGTTTGTTGATAAATATAAGAATATTTTTGATGGAGGGAAATATTGGGAAGATTTAAAATGTATTGATAGTGATATCTATGCATGGGATATAGATAGTACTTATATACAGAGCCCTACTTATTTTAAAAATTTATCTCCTAATATGGATATCAATAATAATCTTAATATTAATAACGCGAGAATTTTGGCTTTACTAGGTGATAGTGTCACTACTGATCATATTTCTCCAGCTGGTAACATTGCTGAAAATAGTCCAGCAGGTAAGTTTTTAATGCAGAATAATGTTGTAGTATCAGACTTTAATTCATATGGCTCACGTAGAGGAAATCATCACGTAATGACGCGTGGTACCTTTGCTAATATTCGTGTACGTAATGAGATGGTAAGTTGTGAAGGTGGTTTTACTAAATATGTGCCTACAGGTGAAGAAATGTCGATATTTGATGCATCACAACTTTATCAACAAAATAACATACCATTGGTTGTTATTGCTGGAAAAGAATATGGTAGTGGTTCAAGTAGGGATTGGGCAGCTAAAGGTACTTTCTTTTTGAATATTAAGGCTATTATAGCTGAAAGTTTTGAACGTATACATAGATCTAATCTTATTGGTATGGGTATATTACCATTAATCTTTGAAGAGGGAGATACAAGGAAAACTTTAAATCTTGTAGGTGATGAAGAAATTAGTATTGTTGGTGAGATTGGTATAAATCAGGAAGTAGAATGTATTATTATTAGAAAAGAAACTCGTAGAAGTATAAGATTAATTTGTAATCTCAATACTGCTATTGAAGTTGACTATTTTAAAAGTGGTGGTGTTTTACAGTATGTACTAATGAAGATGATGTCCAGCTAA
- the apaG gene encoding Co2+/Mg2+ efflux protein ApaG → MTLQYYSMTKLIEVKVVPSYLEEQSAPHENCYIWLYNIRVKNKSNSTVQLLRRSWKIIDSTGVINEVTGLGVIGKQPVLKPGEFFEYTSGAYLSTPSGMMHGEYQFMDEDAAQVFYVSIPMFSLDSPYVNTKPH, encoded by the coding sequence ATGACACTACAATATTATAGTATGACCAAACTTATTGAAGTTAAAGTTGTTCCAAGTTACTTAGAAGAGCAATCTGCTCCACATGAAAATTGTTATATATGGTTGTATAACATCAGAGTTAAGAATAAAAGTAATTCTACAGTCCAGCTCTTGAGGAGAAGTTGGAAAATCATTGATTCAACAGGTGTTATTAATGAAGTAACAGGTTTAGGAGTAATAGGTAAACAGCCTGTATTAAAACCTGGAGAGTTTTTTGAGTATACTAGTGGTGCATATTTAAGTACTCCATCTGGTATGATGCATGGGGAATATCAATTTATGGATGAAGATGCTGCACAGGTTTTTTATGTTAGTATACCGATGTTCTCGCTAGATAGTCCTTATGTTAATACAAAGCCACATTAA
- a CDS encoding 5-(carboxyamino)imidazole ribonucleotide synthase has product MLHDSYIGPGSTIGIIGGGQLGKMISIAAANLGYKTHLLTNNPDDPSVYITNSATISHNYQNTESLLEFASNVDIATLEFENIPTTTIDILSQKIKVYPGKEALYISQNRIREKQHIRNLGIKTSDFRVIDNYNSLVKNTIELGYPTLLKTTELGYDGKGQYIIKQQDDLSALSTLNWDQSYILEKFVKIYKEISVIITKSISGSIEFFPTAENCHTDGILTTSSVPALISQEINVQAQKIALQIAESINLVGLLAVEFFITDTQELIVNEIAPRPHNSGHWSLDACNISQFEQLIRAICGLPLKPVKLLFPCIMNNILGDNIHNYYKHETKVNENLYIYGKKKATKNRKMGHINTLKFNQ; this is encoded by the coding sequence ATGCTACACGATTCATACATCGGCCCTGGATCAACTATTGGGATTATAGGTGGAGGACAGTTAGGAAAAATGATATCCATTGCTGCAGCAAACTTAGGATATAAAACACATTTATTAACTAATAACCCGGATGATCCATCAGTCTACATTACTAACAGTGCAACTATATCACACAATTATCAAAATACAGAATCATTGCTTGAGTTTGCATCTAATGTCGACATTGCAACCTTAGAATTTGAGAACATTCCTACTACTACTATAGATATATTATCACAAAAAATCAAAGTTTATCCAGGAAAAGAAGCTTTATACATTTCCCAAAATAGAATAAGAGAAAAACAGCACATAAGAAATTTAGGAATCAAAACTTCAGATTTTAGAGTAATTGATAACTACAACAGTTTAGTCAAAAATACTATAGAACTAGGATATCCCACCTTACTTAAGACCACAGAATTAGGCTACGATGGAAAAGGCCAGTATATAATAAAACAACAAGATGATTTAAGTGCTTTATCAACTCTCAATTGGGACCAATCATATATTTTAGAAAAATTTGTCAAAATTTATAAAGAAATATCTGTTATAATAACAAAAAGCATCAGTGGTTCTATAGAATTTTTTCCAACTGCGGAAAACTGTCATACTGATGGTATTTTAACCACATCATCAGTACCAGCCCTAATCTCTCAAGAGATAAATGTACAAGCACAAAAAATTGCTTTACAAATTGCAGAATCTATTAATTTAGTAGGTTTATTAGCAGTGGAATTTTTCATAACAGATACACAAGAACTTATAGTTAATGAAATAGCTCCCCGCCCTCACAACTCTGGACATTGGAGCTTAGATGCTTGTAACATCAGCCAATTTGAACAATTAATAAGAGCAATATGTGGATTACCTTTAAAGCCTGTAAAATTACTTTTTCCATGTATTATGAATAACATATTAGGAGATAATATACACAACTATTATAAACATGAAACCAAGGTTAATGAAAACTTATACATATACGGCAAGAAAAAGGCCACTAAAAACAGAAAAATGGGCCACATTAACACATTAAAATTCAACCAGTAA